DNA from Synechococcus elongatus PCC 6301:
TCGGTGGCGATCGTCGTCTGCGGATTGCGCAGACCATTGCTGAGTCCCGCGAGCGGATCGTCAAGCAAGCTGGCAACCAACTTTTCCAAAAGCGTCCTGACGTGGTTTCGCCCGGTGGCAATGCCTACGGTGAAGACATGACGGCCACCTGCCTGCGTGACCTCGACTACTACCTGCGTCTTGTGACCTACGGTGTAGTTTCGGGCGACATCACCCCGATTGAAGAAATCGGCATTGTCGGTGTCCGCGAAATGTACAAATCGCTAGGAACCCCCATCGAAGCTGTCGCTGAAGGCGTCCGTGAGCTGAAATCGGCTGCAACCGCCCTACTGACTGGTGAAGACGCTGACGAAGCAGGCGCTTACTTTGACTACGTAATTGGCGCTCTCAGCTAATTCAGTCTTTTAAGTCCCTTTGATTCGAACGCGACTTTTTCAAGGATTTTAGAAAGATGCAAGACGCAATTACCGCTGTCATCAATGCTTCTGACGTCCAAGGTAAGTACCTGGACAGCTCAGCCCTCGATCGTCTCAAGAGCTACTTCCAAAGTGGCGAACTGCGCGTCCGTGCTGCAGCCACCATCAGTGCCAACTCGGCTCTGATCGTCAAAGAAGCAGTGGCTAAATCGCTGCTCTACTCAGACATCACCCGTCCCGGCGGCAACATGTACACCACCCGTCGCTATGCTGCTTGCATCCGCGACTTGGAGTACTACCTGCGCTACGCCACCTATGCCATGTTGGCTGGCGATACCTCGATCTTGGATGAGCGCGTGCTCAACGGTCTGAAAGAGACCTACAACAGTCTGGGCGTGCCGATCGGTGCAACCGTCCAAGCGATCCAAGCAATCAAAGAAGTCACTGCTAGCTTGGTCGGCCCCGACGCTGGTCGCGAAATGGGTGTCTACCTCGACTACATCAGCTCCGGCTTGAGCTAAGCATCCAGCTACTGAGTCTAGGGAATGGTGTTGAGCTCTCAGCCTCAGCCCTTTCCCTAGAACGATTAAGGGAACCCGGGAGAAACAAACAATGCGGATGTTCCGAATCACCGCTTGCTTGCCCAGCCCCAGCAAAATCCGGACTCAGCGCGAACTGCAAAACACCTTCTTTACGAAGCTCGTTCCATACGATGCTTGGTTTAGAGAGCAGCAGCGCATCCAAAAGCTGGGTGGCAAGATCATCAAGGTTGAATTGGCGACTGGCCGTCCGAATACCAATACCGGACTGCTCTAGGTCTCAAAATTATTGCAATCGAACCGACTCTCGGTCTGACTCTTATAGTGAGTGTGCCGAGAGTTTTTTTATGGCGATCGCCCTATGAGTCTTGCCCTCCCCCAGTGGCTTACCTTGGTGCCAACGGCAACTTGGAATCGGCCCGCACGACTCTTGCACTGGCTGACTTTTTTTTGGCTCGTCTGCGGGCTCTTGATTTTGTTGTCAGCCTCCTACGACCTGGCGCTGAATGAATCGGGCAATGGCTTTGCCTATTTGATTCGCCAAGGGGTGTGGCTGATTTTGGGCTTGCTGGGGTTTAGCTGGGCGATCGCGACCCCCATTCAGCGTTTTGCCCGCTGGGCACCCTGGGGGATGGGCCTCTGCTTGGTGGGCTTAGCGCTCACTCTCGTTGCCGGTGCGACGATCAACGGGGCTAGCCGGTGGCTCGTGATCGGGCCACTCCAAATCCAGCCTTCAGAACTGATGAAACCCTGCCTAATTTTGCAGGGCGCCGTTGTTTTCGGTAGTTGGTTTCGCCTCAGCTGGGCCCAGCGGGGATTTTGGCTGGCGATGTTCTTGCTGACCCTCGGCATCATTCTCAAGCAACCGAACCTGAGTACAGCAACTCTTTGCGGCAGCCTGCTGTGGATCATTGCGCTTGCTGCCGGTTTACCCCTCGCTCAGCTCCTGTTGACAGTGATTGGCGGCGGCGCAATCGGGGTGGTCAGCGTCTTCCGCAATAGCTACCAAATGGAACGGATTCTCTCCTTCCTCAACCCCTGGCGGGACCCCCTCGACAAGAGCTATCAGCTGGTTCAAAGTCTGCTGGCGATCGGCTCGGGGGGAACTTGGGGTACAGGCTACGGGCTCTCGGTGCAGAAGCTGTCCTACCTGCCAATTCAGAACACCGACTTCATCTTTGCGGTCTATGCCGAAGAGTTTGGCTTGGTTGGCAGCCTGCTGTTCCTGCTCTTTCTTTGCTGCTTCGGAACGGTTGGCTTTTGGGTGGCCCTGCGATCGCGGCGGGTCTTAAATCAGCTTGTGGCCACGGGCTGTACCACGCTGCTAGTCCTGCAATCCTTGCTCAATATCGGGGTAGCTTCGGGTGCTCTGCCAACCACAGGCTTGCCCTTGCCTTTCATCAGCTACGGCGGCAATGCCCTGCTCTCGAGCCTGTTCGTAGCGGGCCTGTTGATCCGTGTGGCACTAGAAATGGATGAGGAAATCGCTAACAGCCCTGGGCCAACCACTCCTCTCAAAACAATACGGCGGCGATCGCCGGCCTAGACCTCGATAAAATCGAGGCATGTTCGACACTTTTGCCAGATGGTTTGAGGGGCTGGAAACCCTGCTCTTCCAGCTCAGCCTTTGGGCCGAAACCCTTGTCAATAGTCAGCTCCAGCATCCGGGACTGCCAACTTTTGCAATCGTCTGGGTGGCAGGTTTGGCGACGAGTTTGACACCCTGCACCCTCTCGATG
Protein-coding regions in this window:
- the apcA gene encoding allophycocyanin subunit alpha; protein product: MSIVSKSIVNADAEARYLSPGELERIKTFVVGGDRRLRIAQTIAESRERIVKQAGNQLFQKRPDVVSPGGNAYGEDMTATCLRDLDYYLRLVTYGVVSGDITPIEEIGIVGVREMYKSLGTPIEAVAEGVRELKSAATALLTGEDADEAGAYFDYVIGALS
- a CDS encoding FtsW/RodA/SpoVE family cell cycle protein; the encoded protein is MSLALPQWLTLVPTATWNRPARLLHWLTFFWLVCGLLILLSASYDLALNESGNGFAYLIRQGVWLILGLLGFSWAIATPIQRFARWAPWGMGLCLVGLALTLVAGATINGASRWLVIGPLQIQPSELMKPCLILQGAVVFGSWFRLSWAQRGFWLAMFLLTLGIILKQPNLSTATLCGSLLWIIALAAGLPLAQLLLTVIGGGAIGVVSVFRNSYQMERILSFLNPWRDPLDKSYQLVQSLLAIGSGGTWGTGYGLSVQKLSYLPIQNTDFIFAVYAEEFGLVGSLLFLLFLCCFGTVGFWVALRSRRVLNQLVATGCTTLLVLQSLLNIGVASGALPTTGLPLPFISYGGNALLSSLFVAGLLIRVALEMDEEIANSPGPTTPLKTIRRRSPA
- the apcB gene encoding allophycocyanin subunit beta produces the protein MQDAITAVINASDVQGKYLDSSALDRLKSYFQSGELRVRAAATISANSALIVKEAVAKSLLYSDITRPGGNMYTTRRYAACIRDLEYYLRYATYAMLAGDTSILDERVLNGLKETYNSLGVPIGATVQAIQAIKEVTASLVGPDAGREMGVYLDYISSGLS
- a CDS encoding phycobilisome linker polypeptide; protein product: MRMFRITACLPSPSKIRTQRELQNTFFTKLVPYDAWFREQQRIQKLGGKIIKVELATGRPNTNTGLL